The DNA region GGGAGAGCTAGGAGGGGTCACGGGGCTCGCTCACGTGTGGGAAGGGGCCGCGCGCAACCTCCCAAGCCCCCATGTCCGCATGCCGTGGAAATGACAAGCTCCCATGCCAGGGCTACCCGACGCTGCGCTTGGTACGATGGCTGCCCCCGCTGGCCGGCCGGCTGGATCCTCGCGGTGACGCGgacaccgccggcgccggctaAAAGAAGGCGCATGCACTTGGGAGTGACTGGACTGCCTCAGGCCCAGTGTACCTCTAAACTTGGACCTACTCAGAAACGAGATATACACTGCTATTTGCACTGGTTGCGGCTAGCCGTTTTATGTGCATACGCTGTGCCTGCCTTTGTACATTTTTACAGGCTACAAGACAGTAGAGCCAGAACATACAAAGATGTACTGTGTGGCATCTCCAACTCCAATAAGAGCATATCGATCTTCTGGGCTTTTGCTGTGGTGTTTGGCTATCACGCACGACTTGATCCctagttctttttttttttaaaaaaagcttGATCTCTAGTTCTAGGACTACGTTTCCTGGGTTCACTTTTCAGACACGTCGTCGCAGTTGGTTTGCATGCATGAATGTGCATGTGGATGTATTCTGGCTTGGTGGCATACCTAATTCCTGCGCCGGTGTTGCCGAGGTAGGGGCCAGTGCAACCCACATGACTCAAAACGACGGATGCAAGTCGCCACGATTTTTCTGTTTTCAAAAGCTGCAGAGCTGCCAGTCTGCTTCTGGATGACACAAGGCAGGCAGAGATGCAAGAAGAGCCTGAATACGTGCGGCCAATGGGCTCACTGTACTACTGCAATGCATCCTGTCAGACTAGGGCCCACGGCTATGCTCCATTTCCTTTTTTGTTTTTCGAGTTTGCTCCATTTCCGAAAGTACCCTTCTTCTTTTTTCCCCCTTAAGAGGGTAATATATATTCTTATCACCGTCATGAAAAGACCACCCATCACGTGCCGAATGGCTCGGTCCACATAGAACGGCCCATCACGTGCCGAAAGGTTCGGTCCATATAGGACGGCCCATCACGTGCCGAAAGGCTCGGTCCATAATAGGACAGCCCACCAAGTGCACAATTGTAATGGGCCTCAAAGGGTCACTTTGGACATCAAGGACAAGAACGGCGAGCCATTTTGACCATCCCTGAATCGAGGACTCGTAGAACGCCGCATGTGCTGCCACAACGGATCTGCCCTCTGGGCAGCTCGCATGGTCATGGCAGTACCCGAGCAGTAAATGATGGCAGGTGACAACGGCTACTGTATACAGTAGTAACCAAGGGAGTAAATTCGGTAGCCCTGCCGTCCTGCAGCGGCGACAGCGGTCGTCGATACATCGCTTTCCCGCACGTTTATTGCCATACTACTACGTACACAAACACCTCGGATCACTTCACATCATTTACATACAGGTCCCAGAGACTTTTTATGGCTACGCTGCGCTGACAGACGACGACAGACAGGTAGCAGCATCCCAACACcagaaaaagagaaggaaaaaagCTCAAACCGGAGAAGAAGACCATCATCCATGGCGCTGTGGTTCCAGACTGGGGGTTAAAACCTAGAAAGAGGCCGGAGGCATGCACTCCGGCCTGTGTTCCTAGACTGAACTGAAGAGGCTGATCGAGCGCCGGGTCGCCGGCCGATCATCACTTCCTCCCCTTGCCGCTGCCGTACAACCGGAAGAGGTTGAACGCGGAGACGAGCGAGATGCCGACCATGTTGAGGCTTGCCGCGACGGCGCAGGCCACGGCGCCCCCCGCCTGCGCGCAGAACCGCTTGTAGAGGTGGCACGTCTTCATCCACTGGAACTGCGTGTTGCCGTACTTGCCGATCATCGCCGCCTCcatcgccaccgccaccgccgagATCGTGAAATACGCCATCACCTGCATCCATGCCACCACCCAGGTTGTTCACAGAACGGAGGAGTTGCTTGCTGCTGACACGGTTTACGGCAAGAACGACGACAGGCGTTATCAGAGCAAAAGACTGCTAGCTGCCGACAGTTTAGTGCGAGACAGGCATTAGAACGATCTAGAGCTTGGCATGACGCCATGTGGTGCCTCTGATCTGTGGTCTCGCCAACTACTACCTGCTAACGCTGCCCATCGCAGTGGTTCTTGAATCTTGACTGTACTGCGCACTGAGGATGCTGCTGCATTCGGGCAGCAAAATGCACATGCTGGTATACCTGACAGTGAGCCAGGATGGTCACACTCTGTATCCCAACATTTGGTAGCCTTGGAACATAATGCATCTTATCATttcactatatatatatatattatactaGGTCTTTCCAAAGAAATTGTTTCACTATATACTAGCACAACACGTATATGACTACAAAATTAGTGAAAAAGTGTATTTTTAGGCACTTGGTTATATACTTGGGCGGCCTTAATTAAGCAAGTCCTTCTTGGTCACAGTGGTTTATCAATTTCAATGGAATATGCTAAACCATAGCTCAGGTTTTGATTTGTGATATGTGACCTGCTTACAGTGTACTGAAACGTGCGTTTTGACTCGAATGCAGAGCTACACAAGTGATTTGCCAGGAAGGCAGGAAGCATGTGACATGGCGATATATAACCTAATCAGCAATATCCGGCGACACGAAAGGTGTCCTGTATGATATAAATGCAAAATTAAGGTGACAATTAATGCCGCCTTCTATTTCCCCTCTCTTTATAGGTCAAGATCTCCCTAAAAGAATGTCATGCTGACCATTTGCAGACCAAATTACTCCTTGAAAAGCATAAGACGAAAGTGTTGTTCCTAATTTCCTATCAGCAATTGACACGTCCAGCATACAAATTACTCCTAAATGTTAATGTTTTTCCCCCTTATCTCCCTTTTCAATCTGCTATATGAATATTACTGTTCGGACGTCAGAGTATTGTCCAGCTCAGAGTGACTATTTGTTCATCACGAGTGCTTCTCCTAAGAGGAAGCACTAGTCCTAACCTTACTGTAGGCTGGGCCAAAACTTTGGGTAAAAGTCTACTTAGATGTCTCCATCACGTCTCGTACGCACAGTACAAAAGATGTCGAGAGCTCAAGGGCTACAGAACAGCAGAATCTACACCCAGAAAGTTTAGAAAATGATAGCAGAACAATATAATCACTTGATGGTGACAAATAACACACCTGCAAGAACATACCGACAGCGACCAGAAACTCTAAACGCCGCTGGTGATAATTATAAATACTTGCCTGATCGCAAGAGAAGATAGCCCATGCCATGGGCCTGCTGATGAGGACGCCACCTGTCAGGATGCTCACCAAGCACCTCGCCCCCTGGAGCAGGCTATAACACGCCGCCATCCCATTTGCTATCACCAAAAATCTGCAAATCAACGAACAGGCTTTAGCAATAATCCAGCCTCTTTTCCCAAATTTATTTATGCTCCGGATGGATGAAATCATCCGTGATTCGTATATATCATTGGTTCCGAGGACTTgggtgaaaaaaaaaatcttatcCTGAGGATTTTTCCCTTCCATGTGGCCCTAATGAAAAACCACCTACTCTGTGGGCATGGTTAGCTCTTCAGACTGTCAGTACTTTGAATGTTACACGATCCCACGCTGCTGCATCATGAAGATGGTCCTCCTTGCAGCTGTAAATGTGTACAGCAGTACAGCACCGAGGACCGGCTATTACTATTAATTAAGTGAGAACAGATTGTGATAGTCTAGCACCATGATTatgtagtttattttgtaattACCCATCACTGTTGACTGCCCAGCATACTAGTAAATCACAGTGATCATGGACTACTGTATCGCTTGCAATTTTTTTTTCTATCAAAGCGATACTGATGCTACTGTTTCCCCCGTGCCATGTTCAAAGCTGTAGGAATTGAACAGCTAAGAATTTGGTCAGACCTAAGATGGTTGACTTAGGATAAACTTAAAAATACTAGCactgtttctaacaaaaaaaaTATTAACAGACGATAGCAGTTAATCATTAGCTTCTCCAAGAGAAGTTCACTCGATCTGGGACATACTGTATACCATAAGAAAAACCAGCACCTCAATAAAAAGTATATTGAGCGAATAATATAGCAGTTGGAATATTGGGAGCACTATTTGTTGGCATGTGAAGCAAAATTGAAATTCCTGATGTGCCGGAACCGTGCTGGTAGGCGAGAAGTAGGTCGCATTCATGCGGCGGCCATGAATGATCTAGTAACCACTAACACTGCAACGGGCAGCCGAGCCAAACCACGTGGTAGTTGCCAATCGTTACTCCGCCTCGCAGTGAAAACCTCATCCAGAACACCAGCACGCTCCCAGCaccgcgccaccgccaccagATCGACAAGGGAGAAGAAGAACACGCTGCGAATGCGATGTCCACAAGACAGGACAGGCAGCGCCATGAAAGCAGCTGCCACTCTGGGCACGACACCACGGCCTCCTTCCATGCGAACCACGGCCGGGCCTGCCCGCGCGCGGCCACCGGTGAAGAAGGCTTCCCCCGGGCAGCCACGGCGCCGGCGGCACTGGCAGACGCATGGGTCCGTCCTCGCCGAAGCGGCAGGGAAATAAACCTGCCCAACTGTGCGTGCCCCGGCAGCAGCTTTTAAGCGGCTGCTTCCGCTGCGCCGCCGTACGTGTGGTTGCCCGTTGGCCTCGCCATTAATCTCCCTCAACCCCTCCACCAAATCTGATACTCCACCGTACAGTTTTGGTGGCGCGATGTGTACGAGTTAAGGAAATGACGTGCTCTACATAACCAGCCAGCCGGgaaaccagattatggaagctTTCCTCACTTGCTTAGTGGCCATCAGCGTCAGACGTGTGCCTTGCGATGGAAGCGAGATACTAACCTCCTAGCCTAATACTGCTAGTGGATGGAACAAATTAAAATCACTTGGTTTTTACTGACCAGTGGCTAGGCGAGCGCTCATCTCTCCTGACCAGTGACTAGTTGGAGCAAATAATTTGGCCGCTGGAAAAGGAATATTATCACTGTGCTGGGATTTGTGACGTGCGAGCATGCGAACTTAATTGTGGAGAACTTTGCGCAAAAAAAAATTATAGAATGACAATTATTAACAATTGTAAAAAAATCGCTTGCTGCTGTTGCGTGGAGCCATGCCATGCATCATTGGGAGGCCATAATGAATCGTAGTAGATGGAACATTGCACAGGGAAGAGGCGGAATGGGAGGTCGAGCTATGGGATCGACGACGGATCGGAGGCGCTTACGCGAGGGACTGCATGTCGGTGTACCGGGCCTCCTTCTCGACGGAGAAGAAGACGCGTGTCTGGCGGTCGGCGCCCAGCAGCGCCGCGGCGAGCACCGCGAGCCCGCACGCCGCGCACCGCAGGAACAGCTCCGCGGCGCGCACccgccgctccagcgccgccggcaCGCGCCCCGCTTGGCCGTAGTAGCACACCGGCACGTTGCCGGGGCTGACGCCgttgccggccgccgctcctcctccttggCTCATGGCTGATCGATCTCCCGCGAGCTACGATTACGAGCGCGGCCGCTGGAGGGGAGAGTGGAAGCTGTTGCGAGCGAGGTCGGAGAGGAGTGGGCTGAGCCGCGGTGTACGCTGCGGGAGGACGCGGCGTTTAAAAGCACAGAGCGGAGGCAGGGGAGCGTAAATGTGCAGGGTCTTCGCTAGATGCACTCCACCAACCCGGCATGCTTGGGTAGCCGTCCGGCTGAGAAATTAATGGGTGGGGTGAAACATTGACGTGTTTTTCATCTTTTGATTTGACTTCGTCTTTTTGGCAAATCCGTGGAATGCCACATGATTTTCAGTTCTGCGAGATCGGTATGTGAGGCTGGCCAATAGTAGTATGTCACTGAGATGTCATGGTAATTCAGCTGTACACCTAAAGTTATTTAGTTGCGTATGAATTGAATATCAGCCTGACCTTTTATTTTGTCATGACGAATTGACGATGTTCCATGAATCATTCAGTGGAGAAAACTGGATCAAAAAAGTTACAAATGTTGGACAAACATTAGCAAACGAAATTTGAATAGTAATGCATTATAATTTACATCTTGCAACATGAAAAAGGTACATTATTGTTTATATTCAAGTTAAATATTTTTTTCATCGCTTTGTTCACGTCTATTGGATCCTACCCGCGACGTCGATACGCGTTAGGAGGCAGCATAGATGCTTGACTTGTCCGCCCGTTGTTATCTTATCATCCCTCTATTGACGCCGCAAATCCAACCACGACACAAAAAGGCGTCAATTATATTATGTACTCCTCCGGTCCTCTCCTATATATGAGAGCAAGTGTTGTCTTCTAGACAAATAATAGAAGTTTTTATTTATATCAACACAATTACATCGATGTGAAAGCAAGTATGGTCTAGATCCACCAAATAGATTTTCTTGTGTATCAAATTATAAAAGGAGTGGTTAGTCACCTCACTTAGAACATGTGGTTGTGGCAGAATTTTCTTGTTTTAAGGCGAGAATATTTTCATCTTTAGAGGGTTTTCTTTAGGTACTTTCTTTATGTTGCAATCTTTGCTGAGTTTGTATGTTCTGAACGTATCTAAACTCTGAAAAATCCAAAATTTTCAAGTGTATAACAACGTAGTGTGCCTAACACTGGTAGGCCCAGAATGATGGGTCGTTCGGCCCTAGAAGCCTAGAGCTCTAGACCCTAGATGAGGAGATGCATTCAAGATGGAGAAGTCCTCGTCCGGATCTTGGAGGATGGGTGAAGCAAACGCCTGATATACGTCTTCTATTTATTCCTTGGATCTCCTATCAAGAAAAGCTGGTGTGGAAAGACAAATCTTCGGTTGGTTCCGCGGTGAGCTGTGAAAAAACTGCTGTCTGATGTCTCCTGTGAAAAAGCTGTTATGAGATacctgctgtgaaaaagctgcaaGTCGTTTGGTTCAAACTGCTGTGAGTTGTCGACTGTGAAAAAGTTATATATTGTCTTTATGCAAATTGACAGCATACAATATTTCTTTGTAATGACCAAATTCCTTTTCCTTTaaatctttatttttatatatatatgaaaatatttggagttaactttttgtattcttttttatttttattttcctatatatgaaaatctttattttcttatatataaaaaataattgAAAGGGTATATACGTGACCAACAGTAGGTGTGTAGTTTTTACAAATTTGGAAAAGCTGCAAAAGCAGTGTAGAACCTACTTTCAAATTTGTAGTATAGAAAAGCAGCTTTTCAAAGCAGCTGCAGAAAAGCTGAACCCTTTTGGTTCAACTTCTGCTTTCTGAAAGCAGAAGCAGGTTCAGAAAGCTGAACCAAACGCAGCCTTCGTCCTACGTAGAAATTTTATTGAAATCCCTAGATGAAGGGTGCATTTGTTATAAGAGAAAACAATCAGGTTTCTATCCATTTGTTACTTACCGTGACAACTTAATTTGCATTTGTAAAACAAACCACCTCACGGTCACTATTAGAAACAGGAACCTTATAGATTGTGAACTCAAATTCAGTGGAATTCGTTAAGAACGAATTAAAATGAAAAGTTGGTAGAACTGGCCAACCTCAGCTCCTCTAGTTAACTCCATAAGGTACATCTCTTTCGTGTACTAGTGGATATGCATGTGCCACAAGCACGTGTTTAAAGTTTCTTTTTGAGCATTTGTTGGGAACCAAAAGAAATTACAAATGCACCTTATATATACAAAATCTCATTCATACACAATAAAATTATCAAAAATAATATATATAGGACTAATCCAATAATGGACATGTCGTGTATCAAGATCAAGGCACACAGAGTATGTTTAGTCGTATACACCATACATTTATTCAATCATCACGAATTCTAGCATCTAAAGATATTCTGATAAGCCATTAACACTCACAATCTTTAAGACCATGACCTGCAGAAACAATACATGTGATTAGAAGAGCACGAAAGCATATGACTATGTGAGTGTATAAATGCATATTATTACACATCATAAATATATAAAGCTGAAGCACAAACACACCTCAAGACTCTAAGACATCTCTATATACAATATTCTTCGTACTCTTTTCAGTAGGATCGATATTCATATTTCTCTTTGCAAGAACccactgttatcgccatattttgACCAGGCCAGAGGTGGGCTattgagcaagatgggcttagaaggcagtcgtgaTAAGGCTTGCGAATTGGGCCTGTGCGCAAGATGGAGGCTATAAGGCCgcgtaaattaggaataagcagttaagattcgtgtcgtgttaggttagggttaattaaagagaacaagt from Panicum hallii strain FIL2 chromosome 9, PHallii_v3.1, whole genome shotgun sequence includes:
- the LOC112873733 gene encoding CASP-like protein 2U2, translating into MSQGGGAAAGNGVSPGNVPVCYYGQAGRVPAALERRVRAAELFLRCAACGLAVLAAALLGADRQTRVFFSVEKEARYTDMQSLAFLVIANGMAACYSLLQGARCLVSILTGGVLISRPMAWAIFSCDQVMAYFTISAVAVAMEAAMIGKYGNTQFQWMKTCHLYKRFCAQAGGAVACAVAASLNMVGISLVSAFNLFRLYGSGKGRK